In Asticcacaulis sp. SL142, the sequence GGACCTCTGCCATCTTCAATATGCACATCTGATGCGTTCGAATAATAGGTCGGCCAGAGCGCAGGCTGGATAAGATACGGCCAAATGTCTGCTGCAGTAAGGCCGGCAACGATCACTTCGTTCGATACGTAATTGTCGGTGAAGCCGGGAACATAGCCCGCAGGCCAAAGTATGTCTGTCAAGGTGGTTACTCCAATGGTGAAAAGCTTTGGAAAGCCATTAATAAAGTGCTGGAAAACTACAAAGCGTTCTGTCATAAGTCGAATTTTAAAAATGTATTTCTGATATTGACGTGGCAAATATCAACTCGCTTGACCTCAATTTGCTCAAGGCTTTGGATGCTCTGATCGAGACTCGATCGGTAACCCAGGCCGCTTCACGATTGGGGCTAAGTCAGCCTGCTGTGAGTGGAGCCCTTGCGAGGCTACGCGATGTCTTTGGCGATCCGCTCTTCGTCCGAGCTCAGCGCGGTCTTCTGCCGACACCGCGTGCACTGGAGATCGCAGAGCCACTCCGAAAAATGTTGACAGAGGTTCAGGCACTGGTGCAGCCACATGCGTTCGTGCCGTCCGAAGCGCAGGTCACTTTTCGGATAGCCGCCACTGACTATGCACAAACGGCGATAGTACTGCCGCTTCTGAACGTGTTGGAACGGCAAGCACCGGGGATCAGGCTATCGGTCATCCCGGTGGATAACCGTTTCGCTGAAAGCCTGGCAGAGGGTAGGCTGGATATTGCACTGGTGACCCCCGAAATGTCGCCAGACACCCTTCGGACGCGAAAGCTTTTCGACGAAAACTATGTATGCGTTCTGCGCAAAGGCCATCCCAACGCCGATGACCTTGATCTTGAGGCTTTCTGTGCCTTGAATCATGCCATCATGTCGCACGATGGAACTCAGTTCAGAGGGGCGACGGATACTGCCCTTGACCGGATGGGGTATAGTCGTCGGGTTGTCGCTACGCTTCCGAGTTTTTTAGTGGTTATTAACCTTGTGCGTGTTTCCGATACAATTGCTCTTATCCCCAGTCGTCTGACCTATGGAAGTGACGACATCGTTGTTCGCGAACCGCCTCTGTCGATCGAAGGATTTTCCAAAATTGCAGCTTGGCACGAAAGAATGCATCAGGATCAGGCGCACGCATGGTTGAGGGCGCGGTTATCAGAGGCTGCATATGTGCCTGCACAATAGACTTCGATACACACGCGCGCTGATCTTACTTTGAAAGTCTTCGATCTGACCCTGGCCGATGCGAGTTCTCCTGCTGCGCGGTCAGTGCCCGCGACGGATTTCAGGTCCTTCAGAGGGCTGGTTTTTGCGGGCGCGAAGGTCTGTTCGGATGGTTAGGGTCGCGCCTCGGCCACCAAGCTATGTCGCAGTGTAATGATCAAAGCCGCTTTCGGCGCTGATCACGGAATCCTTGCTGGCGGCCCGTTTTCATGGGGTTGGGGATGAGGTACTGACCTAGGCCGTAACTTCCGCTTTAGGGAACACTTCTCACGCGCCGACAAAATGGCCGCTCCGGGCGCTCACGGGCCTAGATTGGAAAATTGAGTAAATTGGCGAAGGAGGGAGGGAAGGCCAGATAAAAGCAGTGCCTCCTTGATCGGCTAAGTCATTGTCTGCACATCGCTTTTTATGGAGACTCGGAAGAGTGCCAAGAGGCGATATCGCTTTAAGCGCTTGAAATTTCGAGTGATTTTAAGCCTCCTAGCCGCAATGGTGCAGAAAGCCTCTCCAGAGTGCCCTCGCGCTGGGCGCTCGCCCTGGCCTTTTTGGGGGCCGGGCGAGCGCTCCACCTGCGGTCAAACGGCGGGTTCCGGGGGTGTAACGAGTATCTGCTAATCTCCGAAGCAACGGTATCTTGGCTCCCGACCAAGGAGCCGACATGCCTTTCAACGCCACAGACAAAATCGCATATCGTATTGATGAAGCCGTGAAGGCATCGGGCCTTGGTCGCTCGTTCTTGTATGAGAAAATGGCCGAGGGCAAACTACGGTCTGTCAAAGTTGGTGGCCGACGTCTGATCCTGCGCAATGACCTGGTCGATTTCCTCAATCAGGGAGGCGAACCAAAGCCGTCAGCGCAAGCCCCCTCGGTAGTGGTTCTAGAGGCTAGAATCGGGTCGACGGCCATTCGACGACCAGCGCAGTTAGAATTGCCCCTCAAGCCCCGTAGATAGGGCCACATAGCCTCATGACTAAGTCTTGGCCAGGTCGTACTATTTGAAAGCGGTAGCCCACACCCGGCTCAGGTGTTAGACTCTGGTATCAACGCTTCGGGATTCTCCATGCTGACGGATCAGCTTTCTCACTTGCCAGACACTAAACGCCGCGAACTTGAACGTGTGGTGCAGGTGCTGTTCGACGAGTTCGAGGACGCCATCAAGTCAAAGCTATCTGATAAGAAGAAACTGGGCCGCATCCTCAAGGTCATATTGTTCGGCTCTTATGCCCGTGGCGACTGGGTTGAAGACCGACTGTCGGGTTACCGCTCCGACTACGATCTTCTGATCGTCGTCAACAGTCACCAGTTCACCGACCTGCATGAATATTGGGCCAAGGCTGACGGGCATTTCATACGAGAACTAACCGTCACCCAGCATATCAAGACACCCGTGAACTTCATCGTTCACAGTCTTGAAGACGTCAATGATCAGTTGGCCAAAGGCAGGCCCTTCTTCTCGGACATCGCCCGCGATGGCATCATGTTATATGAGGCACCGGGCCATCCCTTGGCTAAGTCAAAGCCCCTGACGGATGATGAGATCAAAGCCGAAGCGCAGGGTTATTTTGAACAGTGGTTTATACGAGCAGAGCAATTTCTGTTCACAGCTCAAGACCAATTGGACCGCGACTGGCGAAGCATGTCTGCATTCAATTTCCACC encodes:
- a CDS encoding LysR family transcriptional regulator, producing the protein MANINSLDLNLLKALDALIETRSVTQAASRLGLSQPAVSGALARLRDVFGDPLFVRAQRGLLPTPRALEIAEPLRKMLTEVQALVQPHAFVPSEAQVTFRIAATDYAQTAIVLPLLNVLERQAPGIRLSVIPVDNRFAESLAEGRLDIALVTPEMSPDTLRTRKLFDENYVCVLRKGHPNADDLDLEAFCALNHAIMSHDGTQFRGATDTALDRMGYSRRVVATLPSFLVVINLVRVSDTIALIPSRLTYGSDDIVVREPPLSIEGFSKIAAWHERMHQDQAHAWLRARLSEAAYVPAQ
- a CDS encoding nucleotidyltransferase and HEPN domain-containing protein, which gives rise to MLTDQLSHLPDTKRRELERVVQVLFDEFEDAIKSKLSDKKKLGRILKVILFGSYARGDWVEDRLSGYRSDYDLLIVVNSHQFTDLHEYWAKADGHFIRELTVTQHIKTPVNFIVHSLEDVNDQLAKGRPFFSDIARDGIMLYEAPGHPLAKSKPLTDDEIKAEAQGYFEQWFIRAEQFLFTAQDQLDRDWRSMSAFNFHQATESLYHCALLVLTLYSPKSHRITMLRSQAEALDDRLKVIWPSETKLHRQAFDRLRRAYIEARYSAEYTVSIEELNWLNERIAVLRDTVKTICRERLAPQQPTI